One Streptomyces sp. RPA4-2 genomic window carries:
- a CDS encoding SMI1/KNR4 family protein: protein MIPTDRQFPAALAAALATPFKYNDGKGVDFEPFQSFLSAEETTDWFRAWTGNEELSGDSFRAFGQDGTGGYAAFWLIRPSCPLVDQPVVFLGSEGETGVVARDLGALLWLLAGGFGPWEAAASEEPDWTPSPNRELMAVAERFAADRQQSAAVVIEQATREFPDFDDTIMALCR from the coding sequence GTGATTCCTACCGATCGGCAGTTCCCTGCCGCCCTCGCCGCCGCGCTGGCGACTCCGTTCAAATACAACGACGGCAAGGGGGTCGACTTCGAACCCTTCCAAAGCTTCCTGTCTGCGGAGGAGACCACCGACTGGTTCCGGGCCTGGACTGGCAACGAAGAGCTGAGCGGTGACAGTTTCCGCGCGTTCGGCCAGGACGGCACGGGCGGATACGCGGCGTTCTGGCTGATCCGGCCGAGCTGCCCACTCGTCGATCAGCCCGTGGTTTTCCTCGGTTCCGAGGGCGAGACTGGTGTCGTGGCACGTGATCTGGGTGCCCTCTTGTGGCTGCTGGCTGGTGGCTTCGGCCCTTGGGAAGCCGCCGCCTCGGAAGAACCCGACTGGACGCCGTCCCCAAACCGCGAACTGATGGCCGTCGCGGAACGATTCGCGGCCGACCGGCAGCAGTCGGCAGCAGTCGTCATTGAGCAGGCGACGCGGGAGTTCCCCGACTTCGATGACACCATCATGGCGCTCTGCCGCTGA
- a CDS encoding DUF4097 family beta strand repeat-containing protein yields the protein MAPTARTRTVAATGAVVALVATLAACGAGAGDDRHPEHRSFALHGRTLTVDSDDSALELMVAGSARTDTVEVTRWFQGHVVVGGDPRVTWAMKDDRLTLRMKCSGMIADCSAKHRIVVPSGVAVNVVDGDGSVRANGFAAALNIRTSDGSVRVTDSSGPLDLRSGDGSISALDVDSRRVRARTEDGSVRLGLGVVPDLVESRSGDGSLTIELPHDAYRVTTGSDDGSVRVSVPRDPASSHRVSAHTGDGSITVRTRTAK from the coding sequence ATGGCACCTACAGCGCGCACTCGGACGGTGGCCGCGACCGGCGCCGTCGTGGCCCTCGTCGCGACACTCGCGGCATGCGGCGCCGGCGCCGGGGACGACCGGCATCCGGAGCACCGGTCCTTCGCCCTGCACGGGCGCACGCTCACCGTGGACTCGGACGACTCCGCGCTCGAACTCATGGTCGCCGGCTCCGCGCGGACGGACACGGTCGAGGTCACCCGGTGGTTCCAGGGGCACGTCGTCGTCGGCGGCGACCCCAGGGTGACCTGGGCGATGAAGGACGACCGGCTCACCCTGCGGATGAAGTGCTCGGGCATGATCGCCGACTGCAGCGCCAAGCACCGGATCGTGGTGCCGTCCGGCGTCGCCGTGAACGTCGTCGACGGCGACGGCAGCGTACGGGCGAACGGTTTCGCGGCGGCACTGAACATCCGCACGTCGGACGGCAGCGTCCGGGTGACGGACTCCTCCGGCCCGCTGGACCTGCGCAGCGGCGACGGCTCGATCAGCGCGCTCGACGTCGACTCGCGCCGGGTGCGCGCCCGTACCGAGGACGGCTCCGTACGGCTCGGGCTCGGCGTCGTACCGGACCTGGTGGAGTCCCGCAGCGGCGACGGTTCCCTCACCATCGAGCTGCCCCACGACGCCTACCGGGTGACCACCGGGAGCGACGACGGCTCGGTGCGGGTGTCCGTGCCCCGGGACCCGGCCAGTTCACACCGGGTCTCCGCCCACACCGGCGACGGGAGCATCACCGTACGGACGCGCACCGCGAAGTAG
- a CDS encoding DUF4383 domain-containing protein → MATHVLRPGPGKRFVLDEHLPVDHRLSTFYRIGAGLMGLFLLAFGILGLTDNIGFFTTHGDTVVGLNTNGTLSVLSICVGLILFAGMVIGGNVASTVNMVLGVLFILSGFLNLALLDTTFNFLAFHIQNVLFSFVVGVLLMFFGMYGRVGSALPHDNPYWKARNPEAVEREERVRTLQESATATALQRGRSTPQAPGTPGATISREKDSPAMGPGSGTRDTMDPGSGTRDTMDPGSEAPGTMGPGSEAPGTTDPEGRNHPGTMGPGGRDHPGTTDHGGRDPGAMDP, encoded by the coding sequence ATGGCCACGCACGTACTTCGTCCCGGACCCGGGAAGCGCTTCGTCCTCGACGAGCACCTGCCCGTCGATCACCGGCTGAGCACGTTCTACCGGATCGGCGCGGGCCTGATGGGCCTGTTCCTGCTCGCCTTCGGCATCCTGGGCCTGACCGACAACATCGGCTTCTTCACCACCCACGGGGACACCGTCGTGGGGCTGAACACCAACGGCACGCTCAGTGTGCTGTCCATCTGCGTCGGGCTCATCCTGTTCGCGGGCATGGTGATCGGCGGGAACGTCGCCTCGACGGTCAACATGGTGCTCGGTGTGCTGTTCATCCTCAGCGGCTTCCTGAACCTGGCGCTGCTGGACACCACCTTCAACTTCCTCGCCTTCCACATCCAGAATGTGCTGTTCAGCTTCGTGGTGGGCGTCCTGCTGATGTTCTTCGGGATGTACGGGAGGGTCGGCTCGGCCCTGCCGCACGACAACCCGTACTGGAAGGCCCGCAATCCCGAGGCGGTGGAACGGGAGGAGCGGGTCCGGACCCTGCAGGAGTCGGCCACGGCGACGGCGCTGCAACGAGGCCGCAGCACCCCGCAGGCCCCGGGGACCCCGGGAGCCACGATCTCCAGGGAGAAGGACTCCCCGGCCATGGGTCCTGGGAGCGGAACCCGCGACACCATGGACCCCGGGAGCGGAACCCGCGACACCATGGACCCCGGGAGCGAGGCCCCCGGCACCATGGGCCCCGGGAGCGAGGCCCCCGGCACCACGGACCCCGAGGGCAGGAACCACCCCGGCACCATGGGCCCGGGGGGCAGGGACCACCCCGGCACCACGGACCACGGGGGCAGGGATCCCGGGGCCATGGACCCCTAG
- a CDS encoding transglycosylase domain-containing protein — MAEPGEDDRAGRREDEPKDPAGRRTGNESPAEETTQLRIPPRAGRPAEETTQLRIPPAEETTQLRLPPRADRPAEETTQLRIPPRADVPDETPAEEPPEAEEDTQQADRAANSRHRGSRRRPVQSSALVGRLAPLARRLKPQYPRPGRTGWRRWVPSWRQWLAAWGLAIGLSTSLLAIAYAATDIPKNLNTYATQQDNVYFWSDGTPMARTGWVQRQAMPLKDIPEQVRWAVLAAENESFYSDPGISFKGISRALVRTVGQGDTQGGSTITQQYVKNVYLTQNQTVTRKFTEAMISLKLDNRMSKDKILEGYLNTSWFGRGTYGLQRASQAYYGKDVSRLNASEGAFLASLLKGAGLYDPTLSQKNHDRAVERWSWILDRMVKIGKLSPAERAQYTKFPEPLKQGRVYDTGKQSDYLVELATQYAKKAGHISDKEFDLGGYQIYTTFDRKRETALTDAVSQARKKALKSDPGTAKTAHYGAASVATDGRILAVYGGPDHRTQGYNESNATTVPAGSAFLPFVYAAGLQHGIHKTRDSTAAPVSPESVYDGDDGVPVSTPEGPYWDRGGKKVAAHNDGNKSYGPISLRKALAESVNVPFMQLGMDTGLDKVRETAEAAGLLPSSLGPQVPALSLGSSTPSAIRMANSYATFAAEGSHTEPYSVRRITRNGSSVALVTPRSHRAVRPEVATQVTEALTDSFREAHPAASQSAPRAAGKPGTTHDDKAAWYVGTNSSVSTAVVLYRLDLTKSLEPLPLKGIAGTPDDDVPYGIWAGAMSPLG, encoded by the coding sequence ATGGCTGAACCGGGGGAGGACGACCGCGCAGGCCGCCGCGAGGACGAGCCGAAGGACCCCGCGGGCCGGCGCACGGGGAACGAGTCGCCCGCCGAGGAGACCACGCAGCTCCGTATACCGCCGCGCGCCGGACGCCCCGCCGAGGAGACCACCCAGCTTCGAATACCGCCCGCCGAGGAGACCACGCAGCTTCGTCTGCCACCGCGCGCGGACCGCCCCGCCGAGGAGACCACCCAGCTTCGTATACCGCCGCGCGCCGATGTCCCCGACGAGACTCCCGCCGAGGAGCCTCCGGAGGCGGAGGAAGACACACAACAAGCCGATCGAGCGGCGAATTCACGCCATCGTGGCTCCCGTCGTCGGCCCGTGCAGTCCTCCGCTCTCGTCGGGCGGCTCGCGCCTCTCGCCCGCCGTCTGAAACCGCAGTACCCCCGGCCGGGCCGGACCGGCTGGCGGCGCTGGGTGCCCTCGTGGCGGCAGTGGCTCGCGGCGTGGGGCCTGGCCATCGGCCTGAGCACCTCGCTGCTGGCCATCGCGTACGCCGCCACAGACATTCCCAAGAACCTGAACACCTATGCCACCCAGCAGGACAACGTCTACTTCTGGTCGGACGGAACACCCATGGCCCGTACCGGGTGGGTGCAGCGGCAGGCGATGCCGTTGAAGGACATACCCGAGCAGGTGCGCTGGGCGGTGCTGGCGGCGGAGAACGAGAGCTTCTACTCCGACCCGGGCATCTCCTTCAAGGGCATCAGCCGCGCCCTGGTGCGCACGGTGGGCCAGGGGGACACCCAGGGCGGTTCGACGATCACCCAGCAGTACGTCAAGAACGTCTATCTGACCCAGAACCAGACGGTGACCCGCAAGTTCACCGAGGCCATGATCTCCCTGAAGCTCGACAACAGGATGAGCAAGGACAAGATCCTCGAGGGCTACCTCAACACCAGCTGGTTCGGCCGCGGCACCTACGGCCTCCAGCGCGCCTCCCAGGCCTACTACGGCAAGGACGTGAGCCGGCTCAACGCGAGCGAGGGCGCCTTCCTCGCCTCGCTCCTCAAGGGCGCGGGCCTCTACGACCCCACGCTGAGCCAGAAGAACCACGACCGGGCCGTGGAACGCTGGTCCTGGATCCTCGACCGCATGGTCAAGATCGGCAAGCTGTCGCCGGCCGAGCGCGCCCAGTACACGAAGTTCCCCGAGCCGCTCAAGCAGGGCCGGGTCTACGACACGGGCAAGCAGAGCGACTACCTGGTGGAACTGGCGACCCAGTACGCCAAGAAGGCCGGCCACATCTCCGACAAGGAGTTCGACCTGGGCGGCTACCAGATCTACACGACCTTCGACCGCAAACGGGAGACCGCGCTCACCGACGCCGTGTCCCAGGCCCGCAAGAAGGCGCTGAAGAGCGATCCCGGTACGGCGAAGACCGCGCACTACGGAGCCGCCTCGGTGGCCACCGACGGCCGGATCCTCGCCGTCTACGGCGGTCCGGACCACCGCACGCAGGGCTACAACGAGTCCAACGCCACCACCGTCCCGGCCGGTTCGGCGTTCCTGCCGTTCGTCTACGCCGCCGGACTCCAGCACGGGATCCACAAGACCCGCGACAGCACGGCGGCACCGGTCTCGCCCGAGTCCGTCTACGACGGTGACGACGGCGTCCCCGTCTCCACGCCCGAGGGCCCCTACTGGGACCGCGGCGGCAAGAAGGTCGCCGCCCACAACGACGGCAACAAGTCCTACGGGCCGATCAGTCTGCGCAAGGCGCTGGCCGAGTCCGTGAACGTGCCGTTCATGCAGCTCGGCATGGACACCGGACTGGACAAGGTGCGGGAGACCGCCGAGGCAGCCGGACTGCTCCCCTCCAGCCTGGGACCGCAGGTGCCCGCGCTGTCGCTGGGCAGCTCCACACCCAGCGCGATCCGGATGGCGAACTCGTACGCCACCTTCGCCGCGGAGGGGTCGCACACCGAGCCGTACTCCGTGCGGCGCATCACCCGCAACGGCTCCTCGGTCGCCCTGGTCACGCCCCGGTCCCACCGCGCGGTACGTCCCGAGGTGGCCACCCAGGTCACCGAGGCGCTCACGGACTCCTTCCGCGAGGCGCATCCCGCCGCGTCCCAGTCCGCGCCGCGGGCGGCCGGGAAGCCCGGCACCACGCACGACGACAAGGCCGCCTGGTACGTCGGCACGAACAGTTCCGTGTCGACGGCGGTCGTCCTCTACCGCCTGGACCTGACCAAGAGCCTCGAACCGCTGCCGCTCAAGGGGATCGCAGGCACCCCCGACGACGATGTCCCGTACGGCATCTGGGCCGGCGCCATGAGCCCGCTCGGCTGA
- a CDS encoding zinc ribbon domain-containing protein, which produces MPRYEYRCRTCGDTFELSRPMAESAAPAACPAGHDDTVKLLSTVAVATGGAASAPRASGGGGGGGGGCCGGGCCG; this is translated from the coding sequence ATGCCTCGCTACGAGTACCGCTGCCGGACCTGCGGCGACACCTTTGAACTGAGCCGACCGATGGCGGAATCCGCGGCCCCCGCGGCCTGCCCCGCCGGACATGACGACACAGTGAAACTTCTCTCCACCGTCGCGGTCGCGACGGGCGGCGCGGCGTCGGCGCCGCGCGCGAGCGGTGGTGGAGGCGGGGGCGGCGGCGGTTGCTGCGGCGGAGGCTGCTGCGGCTGA
- a CDS encoding HAD family hydrolase has product MSAAKALVASDLDRTLIYSAAALGLTMPDARAPRLLCVEVHESRPLSYMTETAAALLSELGDTADFVPTTTRTRKQYQRINLPGPAPKYAICANGGHLLVDGVSDPRWHARVTTRLAAECAPLAEVRAHLEATADPAWVRKHRVAEDLFVYLVVERELLPEEWVKELAVWAENRGWTVSLQGRKIYAVPKPLTKSAAMREVARRTGTTLTLAAGDSLLDADLLLAADRGWRPGHGELAEADWTGPAVTALPERGVAAGERILREFMTACGRPGPV; this is encoded by the coding sequence ATGTCCGCGGCAAAAGCTCTCGTCGCCAGCGATCTGGACCGTACGCTCATCTACTCCGCCGCGGCCCTCGGGCTGACCATGCCGGACGCTCGGGCGCCCCGGCTGCTCTGCGTCGAGGTGCACGAGAGCAGGCCGCTGTCCTACATGACCGAGACGGCCGCCGCGCTGCTCTCGGAACTCGGCGACACGGCGGACTTCGTGCCCACCACGACCCGCACCCGCAAGCAGTACCAGCGCATCAACCTGCCGGGGCCCGCCCCGAAGTACGCGATCTGCGCCAACGGCGGGCACCTGCTCGTCGACGGCGTGTCCGATCCGCGGTGGCACGCGCGGGTGACCACGCGGCTCGCCGCCGAGTGCGCTCCGCTGGCCGAGGTGCGCGCGCACCTGGAGGCCACCGCCGACCCGGCCTGGGTCCGCAAGCACCGGGTCGCCGAGGACCTGTTCGTCTATCTCGTCGTCGAGCGCGAACTGCTGCCCGAGGAGTGGGTGAAGGAGCTCGCCGTCTGGGCCGAGAACCGCGGCTGGACCGTCTCGCTCCAGGGCCGCAAGATCTACGCCGTTCCGAAGCCGCTCACCAAGAGCGCGGCGATGCGTGAGGTCGCCCGGCGCACCGGCACGACCCTGACCCTCGCCGCCGGTGACTCCCTCCTCGACGCCGACCTGCTGCTGGCCGCCGACCGGGGCTGGCGTCCGGGCCACGGCGAACTGGCCGAGGCCGACTGGACCGGGCCGGCGGTCACGGCGCTCCCGGAGCGGGGCGTCGCGGCGGGCGAACGGATCCTGCGGGAGTTCATGACCGCCTGCGGGCGGCCCGGCCCGGTCTGA
- a CDS encoding HpcH/HpaI aldolase/citrate lyase family protein: MRHFGHIAPVERQRLFHREPCVFTADSPPRLLAAALGATLYSPATRPHLADDILKQAARGVVSMVLCLEDSIDDSEVVGAERNLVRQFADLAARPAAELPLLFVRVREPEQIPDLVQRLGASVRLLSGFVLPKFTEERGVPFLEALTAAEAASGRRLFAMPVLESPCLLYLESRRETLAGISRVVDKYRDRVLALRLGVTDFCSAYGLRRAPDMTAYDVQIVASVIADVVNTLGRADGTGFTVTGPVWEYFRVQERMFKPQLRRSPFLEGEVEELREALIEHDMDGLLREIALDRANGLLGKTCIHPSHVPAVHALSVVSHEEWSDAQDILRPERGGGGVLRSAYTNKMNEVKPHRAWAERTLERAEVFGVANEDIGFVELLAAGLPA, from the coding sequence ATGCGTCATTTCGGGCACATCGCCCCTGTAGAGCGGCAGCGGCTCTTCCACCGCGAGCCCTGCGTCTTCACCGCCGACTCCCCGCCCCGCCTGCTGGCGGCGGCCCTGGGAGCCACCCTCTACAGCCCCGCGACCCGGCCCCACCTCGCCGACGACATCCTCAAGCAGGCCGCGCGCGGCGTGGTCTCCATGGTGCTGTGCCTCGAGGACTCGATCGACGACTCCGAGGTCGTGGGGGCGGAGCGGAACCTGGTCCGGCAGTTCGCCGACCTCGCCGCACGCCCCGCCGCCGAGCTCCCGCTGCTGTTCGTGCGGGTCCGCGAGCCGGAGCAGATCCCGGATCTCGTACAGCGGCTCGGCGCGTCCGTGCGGCTGCTGTCCGGATTCGTCCTGCCGAAGTTCACCGAGGAGCGGGGTGTCCCGTTCCTGGAGGCGCTCACCGCGGCCGAGGCCGCGAGCGGGCGGCGGCTGTTCGCCATGCCGGTCCTCGAATCGCCCTGCCTGCTGTACCTGGAGAGCCGCCGGGAGACCCTGGCGGGCATCTCCCGGGTCGTCGACAAGTACCGCGACCGCGTCCTCGCGCTGCGCCTGGGCGTCACCGACTTCTGCTCGGCGTACGGACTGCGCCGAGCACCCGACATGACCGCCTACGACGTCCAGATCGTCGCCTCCGTGATCGCCGACGTGGTGAACACGCTGGGCCGCGCGGACGGCACCGGCTTCACGGTGACCGGACCGGTCTGGGAGTACTTCCGGGTCCAGGAACGCATGTTCAAGCCGCAGCTGCGCCGCAGCCCCTTCCTGGAGGGCGAGGTCGAGGAGCTGCGCGAGGCCCTGATCGAGCACGACATGGACGGACTGCTGCGCGAGATCGCCCTCGACCGGGCCAACGGACTGCTCGGCAAGACCTGTATCCACCCCTCGCACGTCCCGGCCGTGCACGCCCTGTCCGTCGTCAGCCACGAGGAGTGGAGCGACGCGCAGGACATCCTGCGGCCCGAGCGCGGCGGCGGGGGTGTGCTGCGGTCGGCGTACACGAACAAGATGAACGAGGTGAAGCCGCACCGCGCCTGGGCCGAGCGCACTCTGGAGCGCGCCGAGGTGTTCGGCGTCGCGAACGAGGACATCGGCTTCGTGGAGCTGCTCGCCGCCGGGCTCCCGGCCTGA
- a CDS encoding TerD family protein — MTHAMLKGSNIPLDATAVRAVLRWTPGQGVPDVDASALLLGPDGRVRSDEDFVFYNQPRHPSGKVWRLGKKRVAEGLTDTIQTDLAGVESGVGQILLVASADGVSFDHVRSLRILLYDASGAEGEPLAYFDVKPETGTETALICGELYRRGAGWKFRALGEGYPNGLEGLASDFGITVDESEPESATGAVPEAADWAVPVTSPETSVPLPAEQPAPVPQQPAYGYPQPQTAPAQPAYGYPQPVSRPGYGYPQPQTAPAVPPAYGFPQAVGALPDPDFRLPPQGPQFVGR; from the coding sequence ATGACGCACGCGATGCTGAAGGGGTCGAACATCCCGCTGGACGCCACAGCGGTTCGTGCCGTGCTGCGCTGGACTCCCGGGCAGGGTGTCCCGGACGTCGACGCCTCGGCACTGCTCCTCGGTCCCGACGGTCGTGTGCGATCCGACGAGGACTTCGTCTTCTACAACCAGCCACGTCATCCTTCGGGCAAGGTCTGGCGGCTCGGCAAGAAGCGCGTCGCCGAGGGCCTCACCGACACGATCCAGACAGATCTGGCCGGTGTCGAGTCCGGCGTCGGACAGATTCTGCTGGTCGCATCGGCGGACGGGGTGTCCTTCGACCACGTACGCTCCCTGCGCATTCTGCTGTACGACGCCTCCGGTGCCGAGGGTGAACCCCTGGCGTACTTCGACGTCAAGCCGGAGACCGGTACGGAGACGGCGCTGATCTGCGGCGAGCTGTACCGGCGCGGAGCGGGCTGGAAGTTCCGGGCGCTCGGCGAGGGTTACCCGAACGGGCTGGAGGGGCTGGCCTCCGATTTCGGGATCACGGTGGACGAGTCGGAGCCCGAGTCCGCGACCGGGGCCGTACCGGAGGCGGCGGACTGGGCCGTCCCGGTGACGTCGCCGGAGACCTCGGTGCCGCTGCCGGCCGAACAGCCCGCTCCGGTGCCCCAGCAGCCCGCGTACGGCTATCCGCAGCCGCAGACGGCACCCGCGCAGCCCGCCTACGGCTATCCCCAGCCGGTGAGCCGGCCGGGCTACGGCTATCCGCAGCCGCAGACGGCGCCCGCCGTGCCGCCGGCGTACGGCTTCCCGCAGGCGGTCGGTGCCCTGCCCGACCCGGATTTCCGGCTGCCGCCGCAGGGTCCCCAGTTCGTCGGCCGCTGA
- a CDS encoding Tellurium resistance, with product MGFWDELWRGRTTDFDSGSAATNSIELTKRSHTVSLTKQGAATGNLRINLSWRMRTSDIGGGQQRGSLLRHPLKIFKPDVVQAHTQSMVNVDLDLGVLYELTDGTKGVVQPLGGLLGEINGPPFVKLSGDDRFGSGSGETAYVNLDHRDDIKRLLVFVYIYDQTPAFDRTHAVITLYPSNGPRIEIGLDERHPQARSCAVVMIENNKGEITVRREVKFVYGFQAELDRLYGWGLQWGRGYKSKVDR from the coding sequence ATGGGCTTCTGGGACGAGCTGTGGCGCGGACGCACGACGGACTTCGACTCCGGCAGCGCGGCCACCAACTCCATAGAACTGACCAAACGCAGCCACACGGTCTCGCTCACCAAGCAGGGCGCGGCCACCGGCAACCTCCGCATCAACCTGTCCTGGCGGATGCGGACCTCCGACATCGGCGGCGGCCAGCAGCGCGGCAGCCTGCTGCGCCACCCCCTCAAGATCTTCAAGCCGGACGTGGTCCAGGCACACACGCAGAGCATGGTGAACGTCGACCTCGACCTCGGCGTGCTCTACGAGCTCACGGACGGCACCAAGGGCGTGGTGCAGCCGCTGGGCGGCCTCCTCGGTGAGATCAACGGTCCGCCGTTCGTGAAACTCAGCGGCGACGACCGCTTCGGTTCCGGGTCGGGCGAGACGGCGTACGTCAACCTCGACCACCGCGACGACATCAAACGGCTGCTGGTCTTCGTCTACATCTACGACCAGACGCCCGCCTTCGACCGCACGCACGCCGTCATCACCCTCTACCCGAGCAACGGCCCGCGGATCGAGATCGGGCTCGACGAACGCCATCCGCAGGCCCGGTCCTGCGCGGTCGTGATGATCGAGAACAACAAGGGCGAGATCACCGTGCGCCGCGAGGTGAAGTTCGTCTACGGCTTCCAGGCCGAACTCGACCGGCTGTACGGCTGGGGACTGCAGTGGGGGCGGGGGTACAAGTCCAAGGTCGACCGCTGA
- a CDS encoding DUF475 domain-containing protein — MLLKTFGWSFAITAIGLVAAAFYGGWTAFGIVAILAVLEISLSFDNAVVNAGILKKMSAFWQKIFLTVGVLIAVFGMRLVFPVVIVAISAKIGPIDAVDLALNDKDKYQQLVTDAHPSIAAFGGMFLLMIFLDFIFEDRDIQWLRWIERPLAKLGKVDMLSVCIALIVLLITSFTFAVHAHQHGGGHADKAQTVLISGIAGLITYMVVGGLSGYFEDRLEEEEERSHEEEEEAERTGKKKPAVVLAGQAAFFMFLYLEVLDASFSFDGVIGAFAITNDIVLMALGLGIGAMYVRSLTVYLVRQGTLDDYVYLEHGAHYAIGALAVILLVTIQYQINEVITGLVGVVLIGWSFWSSVRRNKALAAAEGKGTTSDEKAEVSSGV; from the coding sequence GTGCTTCTGAAAACCTTCGGCTGGTCGTTCGCGATTACCGCGATCGGTCTGGTCGCAGCGGCCTTCTACGGGGGGTGGACCGCCTTTGGCATCGTGGCGATCCTGGCCGTCCTGGAGATCTCGCTGTCCTTCGACAACGCGGTGGTCAACGCCGGAATCCTGAAGAAGATGAGTGCCTTCTGGCAGAAGATCTTCCTCACGGTCGGTGTGCTGATCGCCGTCTTCGGTATGCGTCTGGTCTTCCCCGTCGTCATCGTCGCCATCAGCGCCAAGATCGGCCCGATCGACGCGGTCGATCTCGCGCTGAACGACAAGGACAAGTATCAGCAGCTGGTGACCGACGCCCACCCGTCGATCGCCGCCTTCGGTGGCATGTTCCTGCTGATGATCTTCCTCGACTTCATCTTCGAGGACCGCGACATCCAGTGGCTGCGCTGGATCGAGCGCCCGCTGGCCAAGCTCGGCAAGGTCGACATGCTGTCGGTCTGCATCGCCCTGATCGTCCTGCTGATCACCTCCTTCACCTTCGCGGTCCACGCCCACCAGCACGGCGGCGGCCACGCCGACAAGGCACAGACGGTGCTGATCTCCGGCATCGCCGGCCTGATCACCTACATGGTCGTCGGTGGACTCTCCGGCTACTTCGAGGACCGGCTCGAAGAGGAGGAGGAACGCTCCCACGAGGAAGAGGAGGAGGCCGAGCGGACCGGCAAGAAGAAGCCCGCCGTCGTCCTGGCCGGCCAGGCCGCCTTCTTCATGTTCCTCTACCTCGAGGTCCTTGACGCGTCGTTCTCCTTCGACGGCGTCATCGGCGCGTTCGCGATCACCAACGACATCGTGCTGATGGCCCTCGGTCTCGGCATCGGCGCCATGTACGTCCGTTCGCTCACGGTCTACCTGGTCCGCCAGGGCACCCTCGACGACTACGTCTACCTGGAGCACGGCGCCCACTACGCGATCGGCGCCCTCGCCGTGATCCTGCTCGTCACCATCCAGTACCAGATCAACGAGGTCATCACCGGTCTCGTCGGTGTCGTCCTGATCGGCTGGTCCTTCTGGTCGTCGGTACGCCGCAACAAGGCGCTCGCGGCCGCCGAGGGAAAAGGCACGACCTCGGACGAGAAGGCTGAGGTCTCGTCCGGGGTCTGA
- a CDS encoding TerD family protein yields the protein MGVTLAKGGNVSLSKAAPNLTHVMIGLGWDARSTTGAPFDLDASALLCNSGRVLGDEWFVFYNQLKSPDGSVEHTGDNLTGEGEGDDESILIDLSKVPANVDKIVFPVSIHEADNRGQTFGQVSNAFIRVVNQADGQELARYDLSEDASTETAMIFGEVYRYNSEWKFRAVGQGYASGLRGIALDFGVNVS from the coding sequence ATGGGCGTCACGCTCGCCAAGGGAGGCAATGTCTCCCTCTCCAAGGCCGCACCGAACCTCACACACGTGATGATCGGTCTCGGCTGGGACGCGCGTTCCACCACCGGAGCCCCCTTCGACCTGGATGCCAGCGCGCTGCTGTGCAACTCCGGCCGGGTGCTCGGCGACGAGTGGTTCGTCTTCTACAACCAGCTCAAGAGCCCCGACGGCTCGGTGGAGCACACCGGCGACAACCTCACGGGTGAGGGAGAGGGCGACGACGAGTCGATCCTGATCGACCTCTCCAAGGTGCCGGCCAACGTCGACAAGATCGTCTTTCCGGTCTCCATCCACGAGGCCGACAACCGCGGCCAGACCTTCGGCCAGGTCAGCAACGCCTTCATCCGTGTGGTCAACCAGGCCGACGGCCAGGAGCTCGCCCGCTACGACCTCTCCGAGGACGCCTCCACGGAGACCGCGATGATCTTCGGTGAGGTCTACCGCTACAACAGCGAGTGGAAGTTCCGCGCGGTGGGCCAGGGATACGCGTCCGGATTGCGTGGTATCGCCCTGGACTTCGGGGTCAATGTTTCCTAG
- a CDS encoding TerD family protein, translated as MGVSLSKGGNVSLTKEAPGLTAVIVGLGWDARTTTGVDFDLDASAILTNADGKVSSDQNFVFFNNLKSPDGSVEHTGDNITGEGEGDDEQIKVNLAAVPADVQKIVFPVSIYDAENRQQSFGQVRNAFIRVVNQAGEAEIARYDLSEDASTETAMVFGELYRNGAEWKFRAIGQGYASGLRGIAQDFGVNV; from the coding sequence GTGGGAGTCAGCCTCAGCAAGGGCGGCAACGTATCGCTGACCAAGGAGGCCCCGGGACTGACCGCGGTCATCGTCGGTCTGGGATGGGACGCCCGTACGACGACCGGCGTCGACTTCGACCTCGACGCCAGCGCCATCCTCACGAACGCGGACGGCAAGGTCAGCTCCGACCAGAACTTCGTGTTCTTCAACAACCTGAAGAGCCCGGACGGCTCGGTCGAGCACACCGGCGACAACATCACCGGTGAGGGCGAGGGCGACGACGAGCAGATCAAGGTGAATCTCGCCGCCGTCCCGGCCGACGTCCAGAAGATCGTGTTCCCGGTCTCCATCTACGACGCCGAGAACCGCCAGCAGTCCTTCGGCCAGGTCCGCAACGCGTTCATCCGCGTGGTGAACCAGGCCGGCGAGGCGGAGATCGCCCGCTACGACCTCTCCGAGGACGCCTCCACGGAGACCGCCATGGTCTTCGGCGAGCTGTACCGCAACGGCGCGGAGTGGAAGTTCCGCGCCATCGGCCAGGGGTACGCCTCGGGTCTGCGCGGCATCGCGCAGGACTTCGGCGTCAACGTCTGA